ACCCCTTTCTATATCTTTGGTTTGCCTGGtcacttaaataaaaatgcttgGATAACCTCAACCCTGTAATTCATCATCAAGTAATATTCACCTTTCTTCTCAGGACAAACTAAGCTATCAGAATGTTTATGCTGCAGGGATgtcacatacatatacacagtgAAACGACCATACAGACAAAAATGTATACTAAacaaaaaacttttttttttaaattattattgtttggGATATATTTCTGTTAATACAGTCCTGTTGATTTCCAATTTTGTTATACAAAATGTTAGCTTTTTCTCTGCAACTGTGTGGGAGCTCCCTCTCACAGAGTTTGCCTTTCATTTTACACAGCTCTTCCGCATATCACACCTTCCTGCTTTAATTTGATGCCAAAGTGTGTTCACTGGCAGAAGGGACAGCAGGTCACCCCACATACCCTCACTGACTTTTTACTCCTAATAGCTCACAGCCAAGACAGACAACTTATGTAAAGGCTCTTTATTAGAATACTCTACAAGTTCACAAAGTGTATCCTATAAATACAATGACAATACAAGCATGTCTATGAATACTATAATTGTTATCGATACCTCTTTTAGGGACCATTATCAGTTTGACTAACTATTGTTTTCAGAGTAAAATGTGAGTATAATAGGTGGGGCCCACGTAGGGCCTGtataaaaaacagcaaaacatgtTCTACTCTTGCATAGGTCGTTGACATTTAATATCAATAACATGAACAGTGATGGTGGTACAGTAACTCGtttcttttaggaaaaaaataagtacaaaaaacatctattaggaaataaaaaagaacaacttTGAGTAGGCTTGTGATCTGCTTGCAGTATAATCAAAAGCTGTCCAGGGTATTTTTTGGGGGTCAGCGTCTCATGTCCTGTTTTCTGGTGTCAGGTTCAAATGTGCAGAAGTCCGACTGGCCAAACTTTCCTAAAATTGTGGAGCTTGCTGGGGAGCTTACCTTTCAATGATGGCACCCCATTTACAGAGGCTAAGGCTTAGAGCAAAGGACAGggtttcctctctttctctctgtccttggCATTTGGCTTTACTCTCGATTAAAGGTGAGATTGCCCAAATTAAtcttcaaaaaaaataaaatatattcattaaagtataaaaatgtgataacattatttttctctgaGATAAAAGTGGTGCATTTATGAGAAGGCAAAAATGTTCACAAAGAAAACTGCTTCGTTTCCCCCAGGTCTGTAATTATTATCTATTCGTATCGTAAAACTTGCCCTAattttttatttgctcttttCCTGGTGCAttgtcaagtgttttttttggtaAGAGAAACATCTTTTGGGGTTTAATGTCCATCCTTTGATATCTGTGTGCTGTTTTTCTCAGCCAGGCTGGAGATAGCCTGGGCCAGGTTGTTAATAGCctctatcttcctctcttctaGGGCTTTCTGCTGAGCCCACAtgttcatcttcctctcttgcAGCTCCATATAAAGCTGCAGGACATCTTGTGGAGGCCGGGCCGAGCAGGGAGCAGCTGATGTAACAGGAGGTGTAGGGAGGATTGGGGTAAACCTCTTGCTGGCTATGGCATTGCCCACTCTCGTCCCACTGAGCTTTGCCCTTCGCTGGGCTTCGACCTCCTCCCTACTCTTACCCAGGACCTCATGCATGGCCTTGAAAAACTCCCAGTGGATGCTGGTCACCCCCAGCCTTTTTGCCCTCTCAGCATTCTTCCTGTATGTTGCCAGCAAGTTTCTCCACTTGAGGTCACACTCGTAGGCCTTCACTGTGACATCGGTTACTTCTGACTCCTGCAGTTTGGTGTTCACTTTCTCTGCCACCATCTCCCAAAGTTTCTTTTTCCTGCATACTGGCTGATCAAAAGCCTGGTCCATTTCAAGTCTGGTGTTGACAAGGTGCCATGTAGCCTGCAGGGTCCATATAAATTctagagaggaaaacaaacatataaggtgttttaaagttacatttacaCCAATACTGTACTTTGTATTTCAATTGTATGCAACTGCATACTTTTAACTTCACTAAATGTGTCTGGCAGCTTCAGTAACTTTTAGATTGACAGTTTTTCATCACCTTTACTTTCAGTGGTTTGCACAGGCCAGAAACAATACACACATGATAATTTGATATAGTATGATAGATAGTGTATCGATTTTACAACCCTAGCAGCATATACATCTCCATATAACTGCATAATCACCTCCTAAACGTTTCATACTTTAAATGCAGTTAACAGATAAAACTTGCTTTAAAAGTACTTATTAGTAACTTCAGTAAggatttaaatgactttttcttGTCGTGAAAGATGTTTACAGGGTGTTATTAGTACTTTCCCCTAAGCAATTAGATCTGAATTTCTTTTGTGCATTTCATCTGTTGATACAAATATATTACCTTGCATTTAACCGCTTTAATCATATAATAAACAGCCTTTTACGTAACTtgtttattgttctgtttttattttttttaaattatttgactAAACCTGTCTGATTGAAACAACTATTTGATAGTGCAAGTTAATGGATAATCTTTaggtttgtttgtgtcaatGACAGTATATAAATCGTGGTTTATgacattaataataatcatagaTTAGTGCGCATTCATCAGGCCCTCCTCGCTGCATGCGATGACTGGATGAAACGTTTTAAACTTCACCACATAACGTTACTAACCAGCTTTGGCTTTATCGATGTCCATGCTAGACACGACAGTTTCCTTTCCTTCCACTTCAGTACTTTGTATCACAATTGTCTCGAGTACCTCCATGGAGTTAATTCTACAGTACCCAACGTATTAGTCTGTAATTACCGTGgaatttaacaacattttagaaGCACCGATGCATCGCGTAAAACGATGACAATAACAACGTCACTTAGCCGCTTGGGACGTGTAGTTCGTTTTAGTTGGCCATAC
The window above is part of the Eleginops maclovinus isolate JMC-PN-2008 ecotype Puerto Natales chromosome 16, JC_Emac_rtc_rv5, whole genome shotgun sequence genome. Proteins encoded here:
- the si:dkey-66i24.7 gene encoding uncharacterized protein si:dkey-66i24.7; its protein translation is MEVLETIVIQSTEVEGKETVVSSMDIDKAKAEFIWTLQATWHLVNTRLEMDQAFDQPVCRKKKLWEMVAEKVNTKLQESEVTDVTVKAYECDLKWRNLLATYRKNAERAKRLGVTSIHWEFFKAMHEVLGKSREEVEAQRRAKLSGTRVGNAIASKRFTPILPTPPVTSAAPCSARPPQDVLQLYMELQERKMNMWAQQKALEERKIEAINNLAQAISSLAEKNSTQISKDGH